Within the Thermoleophilia bacterium genome, the region CCGGGTGCTGAAGTCCGACGGGCAGGTCGGCTCGTACCTCGGCGGCAGCTCTATGAAGAAGGAGCTCCTCGAGATGGAGAAGGCGCGCGTCTCAGCGTGACCCGGATGCCGCCGCGGCGATCGCCGTGAGCCTGGCCCGGTGGGTCTTGGTTCCACCGAGGTAGGCCGCATCCAGCTGCGCCCTTTTGTAGAACCAGTGGACGTTGGCTTCCCAGGTGAAACCGATGCCGCCGTGGGCCTGGATCGCCGAAGCGGTGACCTCCACCCCGGCCTTCGACGCGGAGCTCTTGGCAAGGGCAGACGCCTCAGCGAGCAGGGTCCGGTCGGCATCGGCCGCCCAGGCGGCGTAATACGTGACCGAACGGGCGCCTTCGGTGTGGAGAAGCATCTGCGCTGCGCGGTGCTGAACGGCCTGAAATGACCCGACCGGATGTCCGAACTGCTTGCGGTCCTTGACGTATTCCACGGTCATCTCGAGGGCCCGGGTGCAGACTCCGACGAGCTCGGCCGAAGTGATCACCGCGGCGAGCGCCAGGGCTGCGGACGCGTCTCCGGGAAGGGCATCTCCGCCCTCACCGAGACCGACCGTGCCATAGCGGCGGGTCGGGTCGATCGTCACGTCTTCGACCACGTCGGCATCTCCCGTCGCGACCACGGTGCCGGTGGCCCCGTCTTCTGAAATCACGACGATCACATCCGAGTCCGGCGCGTCGGGGAAGGTCTGGCCTTCGATTCCGAAGGAACCGGTGATCTCACCCGATGCAAGCTTCGGCAGCCATTCGTCCTTCTGCTCGTCGCTGCCGGCTTCCTGAATCGCCAGGCCGCAGGCGGCGGTGGCGAGCAGTGGTGAATTGGCGAGGGCGTAACCACTCTCCTCGAGCAGGGTCGCCAGTTCGAGCACACCCAGTCCGCCGCCGCCGTGCTCCTCGGAGATCGCGACCCCGGGCCAGCCGAGTTCGACCAGCTCGGTCCAGAGCGACTCTTCATAAGTAGCTGCCTCGGCGGCGCTACGCACCCGTTCGACGGTCGAGCGCTTGCCGAGAAGATCCTTGGCCGTGCGCTTGATCTCGTGCTGGTCTTCGGTGAAATCGAATTCCATGTCTGCCTACTTCCTCGGGAGTCCCATGACTCGCTCGGCGATGATGTTCTTGAGGATCTCGGTGGTGCCACCCTCGATCGAGTTCCCACGGGCCCGCAGCAGTTCGTAGGCCCACGGGTTGTCCTTGTGGAGGGCCTGAGGGCCGACGATGTCGACGGCGAGCTGGGTCATCATCTGATTGGTCTCCGACCAGAGCCATTTGGTCAGCGATCCCTCGGGACCGGGCTGGCCGTACTTCGTGATCGTGCTCAGGCCGCGGTAGGCGGTCAGGCGCAAAGTCTCGGTCCGCTCGAGCATGTCGCCGAGTGACTGGCCGATGACCGGGTCATCGATCGAACCGTTGGCGACGGCTTCCGCGACCAGCTTGTCGAGCAACTGGCGGAGCCTGACCTGGAGGAAAAAGCCGAGTCCTGAACGCTCGTTCATGAGCGTGGTCAGGGCGACGATCCAGCCGTTGCCTTCCTCACCCAGCATGTTCTCGTGCGGGATCCGGGCCTCTTCGATGAAGAGTTCGTTGAATTCGGCCTCGCCCGTGATCTGCACCAGGGGGCGAACCTGAACGGCCTCCTGCTCCATATCCATCAGGAAGTAAGAAAGCCCCTTGTGCTTCGAGGCCTCGGGGTCAGTGCGCGCCACGAGCATGCACCACTTCGAGAACTGGGCGCCGCTGGTCCAGACCTTCTGTCCGGTGACGACCCAATCGTCGCCGTCGCGAACGGCGCGGGTTTTTACCGCGGCGAGGTCGGAGCCCGCCTCCGGCTCGCTGAATCCCTGGCACCAGATCTCCTCGGCCGAGAGGATCGGCGTCAGGTACCTGTCCTTCTGCTCGGGGGTGCCCCAGGCCATGATCGTCGGCCCGGCCAGCAACAGGCCGAGGACGTTCGCGGGCAGCGGGGCTCCGGCCCGGCCCATCTCTTCGAAGAAGATCGCGGATTCCATGAGCGTCGCGTCGCGCCCGCCGTACTCCTGCGGCCAGTGGACCGCGGCCCACCCGGAGTCATAAAGACTCCGCTGCCAGCCGGTGCGAAAAGCGAAAATCGCGTCTTCGTCGCCACGAGGTTCTTCGCCGGGACTGTTCTCCGCGAGCCATTCGCGGAGTTCGTCACGGAACTCGACTTCATCCTTCGAGAAGGTCAGGTCCATGGCGAATGAGTCTATTGATCGATGCCGCCTTTGATTCTCTCCGAATACTCGGTCCGGGCCGAGTGGTCGATCTCGGTGTAGACGCGGTCCATGCCGATCAGCTTGTTCATGCGGATCGCCACCTTCGGTGGAAGGATCGACATCAGACGGACGTAGCCGCCGGTCGAGCGCGGCACCGAGACCCGCGGCTTGCCGGTTTCGATCGCACCGGCAATCGCCGCGGCCAGTACTTCGGGCTTGACCAGCCGGACCAGTGGCGCGCTGCGGGTGCCGACCATCATGTCGGTCTCTACCGGGCCCGGCATGACCACGGTGAACGAGATCCCGGAATCCTCCTGCTCCGCGCGGATTCCTTCGGTGAAGCCCACCACGCCGAACTTGGAGGCCGAGTACGCCGCCAGACCGGCAACACCGAGAACGCCGGCCAGTGAAGCGACGTTGATCACGGCGCCCCGGCCGCGCGGCTTCATTTTCTCGACCGCGGCAAGCGTTCCGTAGATCACGCCTTTCAGGTTGACGTCGATCGTCCGTTCGATCACCTGTATCTCCTGGTCGGTCACCTGGGGCGCGGTCATCGCGATACCGGCGTTGTTGATCATCACGTCGATCGGGCCGAGGTCGGTTTCGACCCTGTCGATGAAAGCATTGAATGCGAGCCGGTCAGAAACGTCAAGCTGGTAACCCCGGCAATCCGCTCCCAACTCATTGGCGAGTGCCTCGGCTGGGCCACCGTCGATGTCGGCGATCGCAACGCGCGCGCCCTGACCGGCGAGAAGTCGCGCCGTCGCGGCACCGATCCCGCGGGCGGCGCCAGTGATCACGACTACCGGGTTCGACCTGTTTCCCACGCTCATGCGGGGATCATCCCAGACATCTAGCCGGCGTTACGCAATTCGACCAGATTGGCCAGGTCTTCGTTCGAAAGCTCGGTCAGCGCCGATTCGCCCGAGCTGACGATCGCGTCGGCCAGTTCACGCTTGGTCTCGTGGATCGAGGCGATGCGGTCCTCGATCGTTCCTTCGGCGATCAGGCGATGAACCTGGACCGCGCTGGTCTGGCCGATGCGGTGCGCCCGGTCGGTCGCCTGCTCTTCGACGGCCGGGTTCCACCAGCGGTCGAAGTGGATCACGTGGTCGGCCCTGGTCAGGTTGAGTCCGGTGCCGGCTGCCTTCAGCGAGAGCAGGAAGACCGAGGTGTCGCCGTCCTGAAAGCGGTCGACCATCTTTTCGCGCTGGGCCACCGGGGTCCCGCCGTGGAGCAGCTGGTTGCCGATCTCGCGCTCGTCGAGGTGGCGCTTGAGCAGCTTCGCCATGGCCACGTACTGCGTGAAGACCAGCACCGCTCCGTCTTCGGCCAGGATCGTGTCCAGCAGCTCATCCAGCAGCTCGAGCTTGCCGGAGCGCTCGACAAGCGGCGTGTTCTCTTCCTTGAGGTACTGCGCCGGGTGGTTGCAGATCTGCTTGAGCGAAGTCAGCAGCTTCAGCACCAGGCCGCGCCGGTTGATGCCGTCGCTGGTGCGGATCTGGATCATGTTCTCCTTGACCGCGCGCTCGTACAGCTTGATCTGCTCGCTGGTCAGGCCGACCGGTTGGTCGGTGACTGTCTTGGGCGGCAGCTCCGGGGCGATGCCGGGATCGGACTTACGGCGGCGCAGCAGGAAGGGCCGCACCAGCTTGGAGAGCATCTTGGTGGTCGACGCCTTCATCTCGAGCTCGATCGGATCCCCCCACTTCTTGCGGAAGGATCCGTGGGTTCCGAGCAGGCCCGGGGTCGTCCAGTCGAGGATGGCCCAGAGCTCTGAAAGGTTGTTCTCCACCGGGGTGCCGGTAAGCGCAACGCGTGACCGGGCCGGGATCGTCCGCAGCGCCTTGGCGCCGGCCGAGCGTGGGTTCTTGACGTGCTGGGCCTCGTCGGCCACCAGCAGTCCCCACTTGACCGATTCGAAATACTCGGCGTCAAGTCGCATCGTGCCGTATGTCGTGAGCACGAAGCCGTCCTCGACCCCGTCCAGGGTCCGGCCTCCGCCGTGATAACGGCGGACCTTCTCGCCCGGCGCGAAGCGGTGGATCTCCCGCTCCCAGTTGCCGAGGAGCGAGGCCGGGCAGACGACGAGCGTCGGGCCGCCGGTGGTCGGGTTCAGTTTGCGGTGCAGGTGGAGGGCGATCAGCATCACCGTCTTGCCGAGTCCCATGTCGTCGGCCAGGCAGCCACCGAGGCCGAGTGAGGTCATCCGGTGGAGCCATCGCAATCCTTCGACCTGGTACTCACGCAGCGTCGCGGTGAGAGTCTCTGGCTGATGGATGAGCTCACCCCGGTCGTTGCCGGTGATCTGCTCGCGCAAAGCAGCAACCCAGCCGCTGGCCTTGACCTCGACCGTGCGGCCGTCGACCACGGTGCTGCCGGTCAGCGCCACGCTCAAGGCGTCGATCGCGGTCAGCGGCTTCAGGTCCGGCATGAGGGCTCGCTGGGCCTGGACCGGTGGCACCAGGACCCACTTGCCGCGCAGCCAGGCGACCGGGCGCCCGGAACGGACCAGTACTTCAGTTTCTTCATCAGAAAGCGGAGTGCCTTCGAGCGAGAGCTGCCACGAGAAACCCTGGAGCGCGGCGTCGTTGAAGACGTCGGGCACGCTCTGGCTCAATCCCCCGGTCATGCCGACCACGACCCGCGCGTCCAGCGAGTTGTTCATCTCGGGATCCCAGGCGACCGAGACACCCGAGTGCTCCAGCCGCTCCGCTGCGCCATCGAGCAGTTCCCCCACTTCAGCGTCGCTGATCTCGAGCTGATCGGGTACGTCGGCCTCGAGCAGCCGGCGGAGCGGCGGCCATGCCGCGGCGGCCATGCCGACGCCGAGCGTGGTATCGATCCGGCCGCGGGAGCCGAACTTCTCCTTGTCTTCATTCCAGACTTCGCTCACGTCGTAATAGACGTCGGCCTCGCCGGGCAGATGGGCCTGGACCACGATCTCAAACGGGTCAGTGCCGTAATCGCCGCCCGGTACCTCGATCCGCAGGCGGACCGAAGCGTCCGGCCGATCCTTTTTGCCGCCCAGCCGACCGGCCCCACCTTTCGATTTGGCTCTGCGGCGAGATTTAGGTGGTGAGGGGGTCGGAGACAAAGTGGCCGAGCATTGTATCCCTTTTAACTCTCGGCCTTCTTGTGGCCTTCTTATTCCGGCTTTGGAGACCCACTGGTGCCGGTCACCCGCTTCAGGTCGAGACCCTCGCGTTTCAGCATCAGATACGTCAGCCAGAGCGTCAGCGCGAAGATCGGAAGACCCATCACCGTCTTCGCGATTCCCAGTGCGACCAGCGAACTGGTCAGGTAGAGCGGCAACTGGACGAGCAGGCGAACCAGGAACATGCCGACCCACAGCCAGCTGGCGCGGCTGAACAGTCGGACCCGCTCGGGATCCTTGCGCCAGGTCATGCCGTCACCCATCAACGGTCCGACGAAAACGCCGATCAGTGGCCATCTGATCAGGATCGAAACGGCGTAGGCGATCGCGTAACCCGCGTTGAATAACAGACCCGGCAGGAAGAAGTCTTCAGCCTTGCCGGTCCTGGTCGCGATGAAGCCGGCGATTAGCACCCCGATGAAACCACCTGCAGCGTACTTCGCTGATTCACCGCGAATCAGGCGGTACCCGGCAATGAGGGCTCCCAGACCGATAGCGGCGATAGTGGCCAGCTGAAGGTCGGAGCCGCCCAATGTGTATACGGCAATGAAGACGAGACCCGGCAGGCTCGAGTCGGCGATCCCCTGCGGGCCGCCCATCTCGCTCAGAAGATCGCGCTCTTCCTCTTCGTCGAGCTCGACTTCTTCGTCTTCGAGTGTGTGGTGTCCACCGGTCACGCGGCCGATTGTCCCGGAACCGCGGTCCGACTGCGGTTCAGGCAGCCGGGGCGATCGGCAGCGGAGCCGAGATGTCCGTCACTTCGGCGACCGGGACCGGCACGATGGGCCAGGCGCCTTCGATCTGCTCGCTCCGGCCTTTCGACTCGAAATAGGTCTGGAGTTCGATCGCCTGTGTCGACGCCCATTCGATCTGGCGTTCGTGAAGCTCGAGCAGGTCGAACTGCTGGAGTTCCGCGGTGACGTTTGCCAGCTTCCAGGCGAGCCGGGCTGCTGCCAGGGCGTCCGCGTCGGCCGTGTGGGCATCGTCGAGGGCGATTCCATACGACTCGCAGAGGACGCTCAACGTGCGTTTGCCGGAGCGGTACATGTTGTAGTTCTTATCCAGCACGTAGGGATCGATCACCAGCATCGCTTCCGGCCCGCCGATCATGTCGACCAGCGGCTCAAGTCCATAGCGGCGGGCCTCGCGGTCGAGGATGGTCAGGTCGAAGCGCGCGTTGAAGGCGATGATCGGGATATCCTGCGCGAGCTGCTCGGCGAGGACCAGGGTGATCTCCTGGACCGCCTGCTCTGCCGACTGACCTTCGGAACGGGCCTTTTCGGTCGTGATGCGATGGACCGCGGTCGCTTCGGCGGGAATCTCGACGCCGGGATCGACCAGCCAGTTTCGGCTCACGGTGTCGCTCCCGTTGCCGACCAGGCTTACGGAAGCGGTCACGATGCGGTCGTTCTCCGTATCGGTACCCGTGGTTTCTATGTCAAAGGCGGCGAGGCGCCCGGCGTGCCAACTCATGAAACCAAAGTTACCGGGGGTTTCGGACACCAATTCCGGCCACGCCGTCTTGCCCGGCAAACCCTTATTGCGTCTGAAAAGTAGCCCTGTGGCCACTGACGCGCTTCAGCAGCCGTCGATAGTCAGTGGCTCGCTCGATGGCGCGTGGTCGACCTGAAGCGTCGTGTGATCGATCTCGAAGCGGTCGTGGAGCATGGCTTCGAGGTCACGCCGGGCGCCGTGACAGTCGGCATCGGCACCGACCAGTACATGAGCGGATAGCGTCGGAAAACCCGAGGTGATCTGCCAGACGTGCAGGTCGTGGATCTGCTCGATCGTCGGCATCGAAGCCATCGCCATGCCGATCTCCTCCGAGTCCATCCCTTCCGGCGTGGATTCGAGCAGCACGTCCACCGACTCACGCAGCACCGACCAGGCACTGGCGGCGATCAGCAGTGAGATCAGAATCGAGACGATCGCGTCAGCCGCTTCCCAGCCCGTCAACAGGATGATGCCGGCGGCGAGGATCACGCCGACCGATCCCGCGACGTCGGCAGCGACGTGCCGGAGCGCGGCCTTCACGTTCAGGCTGTCGCCGCCGGCCCGGTAGAGCACCCAGGCGGCAATCAGATTGATCAGCAATCCGAGAACGGCGATCGCCAGCATGCCGCCACCGAGGATTTCCACAGGTCCGCTCAGCCGGTGGATCGCTTCGATTATCACCCAGACCGAAACCCCGACCAGCAGGACACCGTTCACGAGGGCC harbors:
- a CDS encoding 3'-5' exonuclease (3'-5' exonuclease of DNA polymerase III); amino-acid sequence: MSWHAGRLAAFDIETTGTDTENDRIVTASVSLVGNGSDTVSRNWLVDPGVEIPAEATAVHRITTEKARSEGQSAEQAVQEITLVLAEQLAQDIPIIAFNARFDLTILDREARRYGLEPLVDMIGGPEAMLVIDPYVLDKNYNMYRSGKRTLSVLCESYGIALDDAHTADADALAAARLAWKLANVTAELQQFDLLELHERQIEWASTQAIELQTYFESKGRSEQIEGAWPIVPVPVAEVTDISAPLPIAPAA
- a CDS encoding DUF3159 domain-containing protein, with protein sequence MTGGHHTLEDEEVELDEEEERDLLSEMGGPQGIADSSLPGLVFIAVYTLGGSDLQLATIAAIGLGALIAGYRLIRGESAKYAAGGFIGVLIAGFIATRTGKAEDFFLPGLLFNAGYAIAYAVSILIRWPLIGVFVGPLMGDGMTWRKDPERVRLFSRASWLWVGMFLVRLLVQLPLYLTSSLVALGIAKTVMGLPIFALTLWLTYLMLKREGLDLKRVTGTSGSPKPE
- a CDS encoding cation transporter, coding for MESHDHDHDHSHSHGPGAYRGTDRRALLIAAGLTATFMVVEAAGGLVTGSLALLADAGHMLSDSFSLFLALGAVMLAARPATSKRTFGYKRAEILAALVNGVLLVGVSVWVIIEAIHRLSGPVEILGGGMLAIAVLGLLINLIAAWVLYRAGGDSLNVKAALRHVAADVAGSVGVILAAGIILLTGWEAADAIVSILISLLIAASAWSVLRESVDVLLESTPEGMDSEEIGMAMASMPTIEQIHDLHVWQITSGFPTLSAHVLVGADADCHGARRDLEAMLHDRFEIDHTTLQVDHAPSSEPLTIDGC
- a CDS encoding acyl-CoA dehydrogenase family protein, translating into MDLTFSKDEVEFRDELREWLAENSPGEEPRGDEDAIFAFRTGWQRSLYDSGWAAVHWPQEYGGRDATLMESAIFFEEMGRAGAPLPANVLGLLLAGPTIMAWGTPEQKDRYLTPILSAEEIWCQGFSEPEAGSDLAAVKTRAVRDGDDWVVTGQKVWTSGAQFSKWCMLVARTDPEASKHKGLSYFLMDMEQEAVQVRPLVQITGEAEFNELFIEEARIPHENMLGEEGNGWIVALTTLMNERSGLGFFLQVRLRQLLDKLVAEAVANGSIDDPVIGQSLGDMLERTETLRLTAYRGLSTITKYGQPGPEGSLTKWLWSETNQMMTQLAVDIVGPQALHKDNPWAYELLRARGNSIEGGTTEILKNIIAERVMGLPRK
- a CDS encoding acyl-CoA/acyl-ACP dehydrogenase, producing the protein MEFDFTEDQHEIKRTAKDLLGKRSTVERVRSAAEAATYEESLWTELVELGWPGVAISEEHGGGGLGVLELATLLEESGYALANSPLLATAACGLAIQEAGSDEQKDEWLPKLASGEITGSFGIEGQTFPDAPDSDVIVVISEDGATGTVVATGDADVVEDVTIDPTRRYGTVGLGEGGDALPGDASAALALAAVITSAELVGVCTRALEMTVEYVKDRKQFGHPVGSFQAVQHRAAQMLLHTEGARSVTYYAAWAADADRTLLAEASALAKSSASKAGVEVTASAIQAHGGIGFTWEANVHWFYKRAQLDAAYLGGTKTHRARLTAIAAAASGSR
- a CDS encoding SDR family oxidoreductase, whose protein sequence is MSVGNRSNPVVVITGAARGIGAATARLLAGQGARVAIADIDGGPAEALANELGADCRGYQLDVSDRLAFNAFIDRVETDLGPIDVMINNAGIAMTAPQVTDQEIQVIERTIDVNLKGVIYGTLAAVEKMKPRGRGAVINVASLAGVLGVAGLAAYSASKFGVVGFTEGIRAEQEDSGISFTVVMPGPVETDMMVGTRSAPLVRLVKPEVLAAAIAGAIETGKPRVSVPRSTGGYVRLMSILPPKVAIRMNKLIGMDRVYTEIDHSARTEYSERIKGGIDQ
- a CDS encoding DEAD/DEAH box helicase, which gives rise to MADVSDAETRGSRPEAGDRHQWVSKAGIRRPQEGRELKGIQCSATLSPTPSPPKSRRRAKSKGGAGRLGGKKDRPDASVRLRIEVPGGDYGTDPFEIVVQAHLPGEADVYYDVSEVWNEDKEKFGSRGRIDTTLGVGMAAAAWPPLRRLLEADVPDQLEISDAEVGELLDGAAERLEHSGVSVAWDPEMNNSLDARVVVGMTGGLSQSVPDVFNDAALQGFSWQLSLEGTPLSDEETEVLVRSGRPVAWLRGKWVLVPPVQAQRALMPDLKPLTAIDALSVALTGSTVVDGRTVEVKASGWVAALREQITGNDRGELIHQPETLTATLREYQVEGLRWLHRMTSLGLGGCLADDMGLGKTVMLIALHLHRKLNPTTGGPTLVVCPASLLGNWEREIHRFAPGEKVRRYHGGGRTLDGVEDGFVLTTYGTMRLDAEYFESVKWGLLVADEAQHVKNPRSAGAKALRTIPARSRVALTGTPVENNLSELWAILDWTTPGLLGTHGSFRKKWGDPIELEMKASTTKMLSKLVRPFLLRRRKSDPGIAPELPPKTVTDQPVGLTSEQIKLYERAVKENMIQIRTSDGINRRGLVLKLLTSLKQICNHPAQYLKEENTPLVERSGKLELLDELLDTILAEDGAVLVFTQYVAMAKLLKRHLDEREIGNQLLHGGTPVAQREKMVDRFQDGDTSVFLLSLKAAGTGLNLTRADHVIHFDRWWNPAVEEQATDRAHRIGQTSAVQVHRLIAEGTIEDRIASIHETKRELADAIVSSGESALTELSNEDLANLVELRNAG